A single window of Malus sylvestris chromosome 5, drMalSylv7.2, whole genome shotgun sequence DNA harbors:
- the LOC126620658 gene encoding BAHD acyltransferase At5g47980-like: protein MGSEMKIQVIYKDTIKPSLPTPHHLRNLSLSVFDQLFPDIYVPLLLFYPNDNNKYFEGKHSLVAERSKLLKKSLSEALTRFYPYAGNFQHNASICCNDHGAAYVEARVNCPMSKILNKPELVILKQLLPTVLDSSQADTGYLLLVKANFFECGGLAIGVGSSHKVADAYTLSKFTSCWAAIARGSNTITDHIELPDKFGVAASLFPQVDFLNSLQPALEFPQEKCITKRFVFDASKIAALKSKAGSATVENPTRVEVVSTLIWKCAMEASRSNLGIVRPSELSQFVNIRKILVSPLAENLLGNLVGLCVAKTEASEVDDVQSLVTKFRKEMEEFKVRYGNGISGEEACEFYKEYGHLMKRDVDHYNCSSWCRFPFYEADFGWGKPLWVPHIGGLKNLILLMDTRDGEGIEASLTLKEEDMAKFESNKELLSYASVNPAVI from the coding sequence AGCCTTTCTGTTTTCGATCAGCTTTTTCCGGATATTTATGTCCCACTACTTCTCTTTTATCCCAACGACAATAATAAGTATTTTGAGGGCAAACATTCTTTGGTTGCCGAGAGATCCAAGCTTCTAAAGAAATCATTATCTGAAGCCCTCACTCGCTTCTATCCATATGCCGGAAATTTCCAGCACAACGCTTCAATTTGTTGCAACGACCATGGAGCTGCCTATGTTGAAGCCCGAGTGAACTGTCCCATGTCGAAGATATTGAACAAGCCCGAACTTGTGATCCTAAAACAATTGCTTCCAACTGTTTTAGACTCCTCACAAGCAGACACAGGCTATCTTCTACTCGTGAAGGCCAACTTCTTTGAATGTGGTGGACTTGCGATTGGGGTTGGCAGCTCACATAAGGTAGCCGATGCTTATACGCTAAGCAAATTCACTAGTTGCTGGGCAGCAATTGCCCGTGGTTCTAATACTATTACTGATCACATAGAGCTTCCTGATAAATTTGGTGTTGCAGCTTCTCTTTTCCCACAAGTAGATTTCTTGAATTCGCTTCAACCTGCCCTGGAATTTCCCCAAGAGAAGTGTATAACTAAGAGATTTGTTTTTGATGCCTCAAAGATTGCCGCTCTTAAGTCCAAAGCTGGTAGTGCCACCGTGGAAAACCCAACTCGCGTTGAAGTGGTATCAACGTTGATTTGGAAGTGTGCCATGGAAGCATCGAGATCAAACTTAGGTATTGTAAGGCCATCCGAGTTGTCTCAATTTGTGAACATTCGGAAAATATTGGTGTCGCCTTTGGCAGAAAACTTGTTGGGGAATCTTGTGGGGCTCTGTGTAGCAAAGACCGAAGCAAGTGAAGTAgacgatgttcaaagcttgGTGACTAAATTCAGGAAAGAGATGGAGGAATTTAAAGTAAGATATGGAAACGGAATTAGCGGGGAGGAAGCGTGTGAGTTCTACAAAGAGTATGGACACCTTATGAAAAGGGATGTGGACCACTACAACTGCAGCAGTTGGTGCAGATTTCCTTTTTATGAAGCTGATTTCGGATGGGGAAAGCCGTTATGGGTGCCTCACATTGGAGGACTGAAGAATCTAATTCTATTGATGGACACAAGAGATGGCGAAGGCATAGAAGCATCCTTGACTCTCAAGGAAGAAGATATGGCTAAATTTGAAAGCAATAAGGAGCTTCTTTCGTATGCATCTGTGAATCCGGCTGTCATTTAA